One region of Quercus lobata isolate SW786 chromosome 2, ValleyOak3.0 Primary Assembly, whole genome shotgun sequence genomic DNA includes:
- the LOC115959318 gene encoding uncharacterized protein LOC115959318, with product MKLFNRFRKILMRLLFSLPSRGSSASSTGMANSGPKNCDKFEPPKTSCSSYYSSHSHYNEAIADCIEFFNKSSSQEGVLDGCNSDVMV from the coding sequence ATGAAACTCTTTAATCGTTTCCGTAAGATTCTCATGCGACTGTTATTTTCACTTCCCTCTCGTGGGTCCTCAGCTTCATCAACAGGAATGGCTAATTCGGGGCCTAAAAATTGTGACAAATTTGAGCCACCAAAGACCTCATGCAGCTCATATTACTCGTCTCACTCGCATTACAACGAGGCCATTGCTGACTGCATTGAGTTCTTTAACAAGTCATCCTCGCAGGAAGGGGTTTTGGATGGTTGTAATTCCGATGTTATGGTTTGA
- the LOC115974691 gene encoding WEB family protein At1g75720 isoform X2 encodes MNMDKEEGLVMIKRAEIDTRAPFRSVKEAVTLFGEKVLAGEVYSSKLKENGASENGYDHLRLGITSELEETKQSLEKAKEESMVMANCLSSMKEELDQTRRELQQLKQRESEKPVETETEIEDVKVVEDSTKFEVKTQTSNEEGMEFQKKRYVTFANPPSLAHLVIPQGVEKLERHPSLRKKKKKPLIPLIGGLFSRKKGSTEVALPRVP; translated from the exons ATGAACATGGATAAGGAAGAAGGACTTGTGATGATCAAAAGGGCAGAGATTGACACAAGAGCACCCTTTCGCTCGGTCAAAGAGGCCGTCACATTGTTTGGTGAGAAAGTTTTAGCTGGAGAGGTATATTCCAGCAAGCTCAAAGAG AATGGAGCAAGTGAAAATGGGTATGACCATCTAAGGCTTGGTATTACATCTGAGTTAGAGGAGACAAAACAAAGTCTTGAGAAAGCGAAAGAAGAAAGCATGGTAATGGCAAATTGCCTCTCTTCTATGAAGGAAGAGCTTGATCAGACACGGCGAGAGCTCCAACAATTAAAACAACGTGAATCTGAGAAGCCGGTGGAGACTGAGACTGAGATTGAAGATGTCAAGGTTGTCGAAGATTCGACAAAATTTGAGGTCAAAACACAAACTTCAAATGAAGAAGGAATGGAATTTCAGAAGAAAAGATATGTGACCTTTGCAAATCCTCCTTCCTTAGCACACCTTGTAATACCACAAGGTGTTGAAAAACTTGAGAGACACCCTTCCCtcaggaagaagaagaaaaagcctTTGATCCCATTGATAGGAGGGCTTTTTTCCAGGAAAAAAGGCAGCACAGAAGTTGCATTACCAAGAGTTCCCTAA
- the LOC115974691 gene encoding WEB family protein At1g75720 isoform X3: protein MNMDKEEGLVMIKRAEIDTRAPFRSVKEAVTLFGEKVLAGEMQNGASENGYDHLRLGITSELEETKQSLEKAKEESMVMANCLSSMKEELDQTRRELQQLKQRESEKPVETETEIEDVKVVEDSTKFEVKTQTSNEEGMEFQKKRYVTFANPPSLAHLVIPQGVEKLERHPSLRKKKKKPLIPLIGGLFSRKKGSTEVALPRVP from the exons ATGAACATGGATAAGGAAGAAGGACTTGTGATGATCAAAAGGGCAGAGATTGACACAAGAGCACCCTTTCGCTCGGTCAAAGAGGCCGTCACATTGTTTGGTGAGAAAGTTTTAGCTGGAGAG ATGCAGAATGGAGCAAGTGAAAATGGGTATGACCATCTAAGGCTTGGTATTACATCTGAGTTAGAGGAGACAAAACAAAGTCTTGAGAAAGCGAAAGAAGAAAGCATGGTAATGGCAAATTGCCTCTCTTCTATGAAGGAAGAGCTTGATCAGACACGGCGAGAGCTCCAACAATTAAAACAACGTGAATCTGAGAAGCCGGTGGAGACTGAGACTGAGATTGAAGATGTCAAGGTTGTCGAAGATTCGACAAAATTTGAGGTCAAAACACAAACTTCAAATGAAGAAGGAATGGAATTTCAGAAGAAAAGATATGTGACCTTTGCAAATCCTCCTTCCTTAGCACACCTTGTAATACCACAAGGTGTTGAAAAACTTGAGAGACACCCTTCCCtcaggaagaagaagaaaaagcctTTGATCCCATTGATAGGAGGGCTTTTTTCCAGGAAAAAAGGCAGCACAGAAGTTGCATTACCAAGAGTTCCCTAA
- the LOC115974691 gene encoding WEB family protein At1g75720 isoform X1, with protein sequence MNMDKEEGLVMIKRAEIDTRAPFRSVKEAVTLFGEKVLAGEVYSSKLKEMQNGASENGYDHLRLGITSELEETKQSLEKAKEESMVMANCLSSMKEELDQTRRELQQLKQRESEKPVETETEIEDVKVVEDSTKFEVKTQTSNEEGMEFQKKRYVTFANPPSLAHLVIPQGVEKLERHPSLRKKKKKPLIPLIGGLFSRKKGSTEVALPRVP encoded by the exons ATGAACATGGATAAGGAAGAAGGACTTGTGATGATCAAAAGGGCAGAGATTGACACAAGAGCACCCTTTCGCTCGGTCAAAGAGGCCGTCACATTGTTTGGTGAGAAAGTTTTAGCTGGAGAGGTATATTCCAGCAAGCTCAAAGAG ATGCAGAATGGAGCAAGTGAAAATGGGTATGACCATCTAAGGCTTGGTATTACATCTGAGTTAGAGGAGACAAAACAAAGTCTTGAGAAAGCGAAAGAAGAAAGCATGGTAATGGCAAATTGCCTCTCTTCTATGAAGGAAGAGCTTGATCAGACACGGCGAGAGCTCCAACAATTAAAACAACGTGAATCTGAGAAGCCGGTGGAGACTGAGACTGAGATTGAAGATGTCAAGGTTGTCGAAGATTCGACAAAATTTGAGGTCAAAACACAAACTTCAAATGAAGAAGGAATGGAATTTCAGAAGAAAAGATATGTGACCTTTGCAAATCCTCCTTCCTTAGCACACCTTGTAATACCACAAGGTGTTGAAAAACTTGAGAGACACCCTTCCCtcaggaagaagaagaaaaagcctTTGATCCCATTGATAGGAGGGCTTTTTTCCAGGAAAAAAGGCAGCACAGAAGTTGCATTACCAAGAGTTCCCTAA
- the LOC115974487 gene encoding hexokinase-2, chloroplastic yields the protein MSTVTAASPAVGSFCIPRSRGRINMPRFTMTVRSSNAVSAGVAPILTKLKHDCATPLPLLRHVADAMAADMRAGLAVDGGSDLKMILSYVDTLPTGNERGLFYALDLGGTNFRVLRVQLGGKEERVIATEFDQVSIPQELMFGTSEELFDFIASGLAKFAEKEGGKFHLPPGRKREIGFTFSFPVRQTSIDSGILIKWTKGFAVSGTAGRDVVACLNEAMDRQGLDMRVSALVNDTVGTLAGARYWDDDVMVAVILGTGTNACYVERMDAIPKLQGHVSPSGTTIVNTEWGAFSNGLPLTVFDKDMDAASINPGEQIFEKTISGMYLGEIVRRVLLKMAAEGALFGESVPEKLSTPFVLRTPDLSAMQQDNSDDLNVVGSILYNIAGVESNLSARKIVLEVCDTIVMRGGRLAGAGIVGILQKMEEDSTGLIFGKRTVVAMDGGLYEHYPQYKRYLKDAVKEVLGLEKSKNVVIEHTKDGSGIGASLLAASNSKYEHDF from the exons ATGTCAACTGTCACAGCAGCCTCCCCAGCCGTCGGATCGTTTTGTATTCCGAGATCACGAGGGCGCATCAATATGCCTCGGTTCACCATGACCGTCCGATCTAGTAACGCTGTCTCTGCTGGCGTTGCCCCGATCTTGACCAAGTTAAAGCACGACTGTGCTACCCCTCTGCCCCTTTTGCGCCACGTGGCGGATGCAATGGCCGCTGATATGCGCGCTGGGCTTGCCGTTGATGGCGGGAGTGATCTCAAGATGATCCTCAGCTATGTTGATACTCTCCCTACTGG GAATGAGAGAGGGTTGTTTTATGCTTTGGATCTTGGTGGCACAAACTTCCGGGTGCTAAGGGTGCAGTTAGGTGGGAAGGAAGAGCGTGTGATCGCTACCGAGTTTGATCAAGTGTCCATACCTCAAGAGCTCATGTTTGGTACCTCTGAG GAGCTTTTTGATTTTATAGCTTCTGGGTTGGCAAAATTTGCAGAAAAGGAGGGTGGAAAGTTTCATCTGCCACCTGGAAGGAAAAGGGAGATTGGATTCACATTCTCTTTTCCTGTGAGGCAGACGTCTATAGACTCCGGCATACTAATCAAGTGGACAAAGGGTTTTGCCGTCTCTGGAACG GCAGGAAGAGACGTAGTGGCTTGTTTAAATGAGGCTATGGATAGGCAAGGACTGGATATGCGGGTGTCTGCCTTG GTTAATGATACTGTTGGAACATTAGCTGGAGCAAGATACTGGGATGACGATGTCATGGTTGCTGTCATTTTGGGTACTGGAACCAATGCTTGTTATGTTGAACGGATGGATGCTATTCCTAAACTTCAGGGTCATGTGTCTCCTTCTGGAACAACG ATTGTTAATACTGAGTGGGGAGCATTCTCGAATGGTCTTCCTTTAACTGTTTTTGATAAAGACATGGATGCTGCTAGTATTAATCCTGGTGAGCAG ATCTTTGAGAAGACAATCTCTGGAATGTATCTCGGTGAAATTGTACGAAGAGTGCTACTAAAGATGGCTGCAGAAGGAGCCTTGTTTGGTGAATCTGTTCCAGAAAAACTATCCACTCCATTTGTACTCCG GACTCCAGATCTTTCTGCCATGCAGCAGGACAACTCAGATGATCTTAATGTTGTCGGGTCAATCCTCTATAACATAGCTGGG GTTGAGAGCAACTTAAGTGCAAGGAAGATTGTCCTAGAGGTTTGTGACACTATTGTGATGCGAGGTGGCCGTTTAGCTGGTGCAGGAATTGTGGGGATTCTGCAAAAGATGGAAGAGGATTCAACAGGTCTCATCTTTGGGAAGAGGACAGTGGTGGCTATGGATGGAGGCTTGTATGAGCATTACCCCCAGTACAAAAGATACTTAAAAGATGCTGTTAAAGAGGTTTTAGGGTtggaaaaatcaaagaatgtGGTTATAGAACACACAAAAGACGGGTCTGGTATAGGGGCTTCTCTCCTTGCTGCTTCGAACTCCAAATATGAGCACGACTTCTAG
- the LOC115974488 gene encoding AP-2 complex subunit sigma, with translation MIRFILLQNRQGKTRLAKYYVPLEDSEKHKVEYEVHRLVVNRDPKFTNFVEFRTHKVIYRRYAGLFFSLCVDITDNELAYLECIHLFVEILDHFFSNVCELDLVFNFHKVYLILDEFILAGELQETSKKAIIERMGELEKLE, from the exons atg ATCCGGTTCATTCTATTACAGAACAGGCAAGGAAAGACCCGTCTTGCCAAGTACTACGTTCCTCTCGAGGATTCCGAGAAACACAAGGTCGAATACGAG GTTCATCGATTGGTGGTAAACAGAGATCCCAAGTTCACGAATTTCGTCGAG TTCCGCACTCATAAGGTAATCTACAGGCGCTATGCTGGGTTATTCTTCTCGCTCTGCGTCGACATTACTGATAATGAGTTGGCTTATTTGGAGTGCATCCATTTGTTCGTGGAGATACTGGATCATTTCTTCAGCAATGTGTGCGAGCTAGATTTGGTTTTTAACTTCCACAAG GTTTATCTGATACTTGATGAATTCATTCTCGCTGGGgagctccaagaaacaagcAAAAAG GCGATTATTGAAAGAATGGGCGAACTGGAAAAGTTGGAGTGA